A segment of the Flavobacteriales bacterium genome:
ATGGAAAATGAGTCGCAGTATCAATTCTGTGATAGGAAAGTCCTGGAGTCGAAAGATCTCGACTGCTGATGTCTTTAACAACTGATATTTGACTATTGACTAAAGTGTCGTACACAAGAGAACTGTCAAGATGTGAGGTATATATACCTTGGTATAAATCCAAAGCGGGTAGACTCATTAATTGAGTGAAGTTAAAGTAGTGATTAGAAGGGGAAACTATTCTTCTGGCAGGATAGCCCATCATTTTCCCAGTCCAATTATTTCCAGAGTAATCCTCTACTAAAGTTCCAGAAGTTTCATCAAAAGCATAAGCTAAAATTAAATGAGATAGTTGTGGGTGTGAGTTGTTAATGCTTTTATACATATAATTTTGAATTTCAGTTTGAGTTAAGGCTTTGTTCCATACTCTAAATTCATCAATTTTCCCCTCATAATTTCCTTCTAGTTCATTAGAGGCTTTTCCTCCAATTTTAAATCGAGATAGTTTTCCTAAGGTTTTTGTTTTTCCAGTAGCAGAAGCTAGCGTATCGCCGTTTAAATAGATTGTCATTTCACCAGTATTGGCGTTTTTGGTAAAAGCCCAGTGATTCCATTGTCCAGCATATTGAGAGGAGTCAATAGCAATAGAGAGTCTATCATAAGAATTAGTGCCTGAGTTTCCGCAGTCCCAGTATACTTTTTCATCACCCCATGGCAAATGAAGATTGAGAACCCTTTGGTTACTAGAGTCTCTTCCCTCAAAAGTATAGGCATTCATAGGAAGTTGGTTGGAATTTCCGTAGTTCCAAAAAGAGATAGTGATTTCATCATCAAGTGAGTCAAATGCAGCTGAGGGAGCTTCTACGTAATCATCTCCGGAAAACTCAAGACAGTAGTTCAAGCCGCTCTTTATTCCTGCATTATAATTAACAGGTGTGCTACTTTCAGTTGTCGTCATTGGGTGGGGAGAATAGTGCGTATATTCAAGTACAATATTGGAGACTCCATCCCAAGTAAAAGGGGCTGTGAAATTGAAAATGTGGTCACCAGCGTTTAATACTAAAGAATTATTATAAACAGTGGTAAAGTCTTCTTTTTCAAAGCTCTCTGGAGTAAGCTCATTTAATGTTGTATTTTTCATTTTTATGGTGAAATGCTTCACTTGAGCGGTATGATTGAGGGTTATTTTCATCCGTTGAATAGCTCCAGATGATAATCCTGCTGCTGTTAAGTCTGAGGCCAGTAAAAGATATTGAGCTGTATTTGTTTTTTCTGTCCCAATGATGTTATTGGAGGTATTGGTACCTGTAATAATAGGCACTTGATTCTCAGAAGCTATCGCATCTATAATTTGTGAATATTCTTTACTTTGGTAAACATTGTATGATGGAGAATTGCTATAAAAAATAGTGTCAGGAGTTTGGGCTCCCAATTGATAAATGGTATCTCCAATATTTTGATATTGATATAGATTGGTAAAAGTCGTATAGTCCCATTCACCACAATTATAGCCATCTTGAGTTGTTTGTGGATCACATTTTAACGTATAATACATTAAAATCTTTTCGTATTGAGCGGTGTCTTGGGGTAACACAAACCAAGCTTTTCTCTTCGTAATATCTGAAAAACTGAAGAGTTGAACTATTGTCGTATCACTAGCTTGTCCCCACATAAGAAGTGGTGCAAACAAAATAAAAAAACAAATGCTGCGGATATAATGTTTCATGATGAAGTTACTTTAAACTAAAAGTAAAAATTGTAGCGTCATCTATAAAACTAAAAAAGGGTGATTATGGGAAAGCTATGGTGAGATGTTGAGTGGTTCTCAAACCGTTTTCATTTGTTTTGAAGATTACTTATCAACAATGTTTTAAATCCTTAGTTCTATTCATTATTTTTACATTTAGAAGTGGTCAGAACCATATACAAAAGAATTTATAAACCTTGTACAACATACGTTGTACCTAATACATCAGGAATAAATGTATTTAATATTTGATACGGAAACAACCGGTTTACCTAGAGATTTTAATGCACCAATAACGGACACTGACAACTGGCCAAGGTGTATTCAAATTGCTTGGCAATTACATGATGACATGGGGCAGTTGGTTGAAGCTAAAGATTATTTAGTAAAACCAGATGGTTTTGATATCCCGTATCAATCGGAGAAAATTCATGGTATTTCAACTGACTTGGCTTTAGAACAAGGAGAATCGTTAGCTTTTGTTTTAGCAGAGTTTAACAAGGTTTTAAAACAAGCGAAATTTGTAGTAGGTCAAAACGTAAAGTTTGATACCAATGTTATGGGATGTGAGTTTCACCGTTTTGAAGTGGAAAATAACTTACAGGAGTTACCCATATTAGATACGTGTACAGAAACTACAGCCAATCTTTGCCAAATTCCAGGAGGTAGAGGAGGTAAGTTTAAATTACCAACACTTACTGAACTCCATGAACATTTATTTGATGAACCTTTTGGAGAAGCCCATAATGCCACGGCCGATGTTGAAGCAACAACTCGTTGTTTCTTAGAATTAATTCGACTTAAAGTTTACACGCAAGATGAGTTAGCCGTAGAACCAAGCTATTTTGGCGATTATTTGGAACGAAACCCGTTACAAATAGTTCCTATAGGGTTAAAACACCTTAACTTAAAAGCTGAGAGTGATAAAATCCGTAAACGAAAAGCACAAGAAGAGGGAGGAGATGAAGTTGTTGAGATTGATGAAAATGAAAGTAGGGAGCGTTTAAAAAAGGTAAGATTTGCTCACTTGCATAATCACACACAGTTTTCGGTCTTACAATCTACAACTGCTGTCGCAGATTTGATTCAGGCCGCTGTAAAAAATAACATGCCAGCAGTTGCCCTTACAGATATAGGGAATATGATGGCAGCTTTTCACTTTGTACTAGCAGGACAAAAACATAATGGTGGAGTTGATGCTAAAATTAAAGAGCTAGAAGAACTACTGTCTTCTGGAATGAAAGAAGAAAAAGTAGTTGAAAACGACGAAGAAGTCACCAAGTCTAGACCAC
Coding sequences within it:
- a CDS encoding peptide-N-glycosidase F-related protein, whose protein sequence is MKHYIRSICFFILFAPLLMWGQASDTTIVQLFSFSDITKRKAWFVLPQDTAQYEKILMYYTLKCDPQTTQDGYNCGEWDYTTFTNLYQYQNIGDTIYQLGAQTPDTIFYSNSPSYNVYQSKEYSQIIDAIASENQVPIITGTNTSNNIIGTEKTNTAQYLLLASDLTAAGLSSGAIQRMKITLNHTAQVKHFTIKMKNTTLNELTPESFEKEDFTTVYNNSLVLNAGDHIFNFTAPFTWDGVSNIVLEYTHYSPHPMTTTESSTPVNYNAGIKSGLNYCLEFSGDDYVEAPSAAFDSLDDEITISFWNYGNSNQLPMNAYTFEGRDSSNQRVLNLHLPWGDEKVYWDCGNSGTNSYDRLSIAIDSSQYAGQWNHWAFTKNANTGEMTIYLNGDTLASATGKTKTLGKLSRFKIGGKASNELEGNYEGKIDEFRVWNKALTQTEIQNYMYKSINNSHPQLSHLILAYAFDETSGTLVEDYSGNNWTGKMMGYPARRIVSPSNHYFNFTQLMSLPALDLYQGIYTSHLDSSLVYDTLVNSQISVVKDISSRDLSTPGLSYHRIDTATHFPFIDSYTFDFNGNIINTTPNSIAGFYTNTVKKITHQLQNYVTPYGIGLDLGPNGFRWVYDITDYEPILHDTVEILAGNQQELIDLKFLYIKGTPPRDVKQFETIWDGRFQHSDIANDSVLKAVDRTILPDANQVVVRTRTTGHWFGGFENCAEFCPKTHHIKVNGTQTHSWLNWKECSKNPVQPQGGTWVYDRAGWCPGDFADTYDHDITDYVSPNSTASIDYGMQTTSGGMEGNYIVSVQLLQYGPPNFETDARVEAILAPNDWEYYQHFNPICSSPKIKIRNTGSNNITSVKIGYWVCGGPIEFYTWNGNLAFMDTTTVELPIPDQSFWEHTNYCNLFHAEIFEVNGSPDDYPDNNHQQSTFKSPPSIPGDIILWYRSNNSPNENALFLYDDQGNVIYENTNASPTTWYKDTVELSPGCYKLVMNDSGNDGLSFFANPNQGSGSLRIRKMGGGTHKTFNPNFGSEIIYYFTSGYTVNTEELGEEVIAKLYPNPNDGLFTVETEGILGPIELEVINNLGALIKKVNYTTPDIAHRQQINLSNLPKGSYTLRITHHQYAKILPLIKF